Sequence from the Actinocatenispora sera genome:
GGCGTGTCACTCGCTTGTGAATACTTTCACGAACTCACGCGATGTCAAGGGGAAACCGGAAGAAAGTCGAACGCGGTGAGTAACGTCACCGCACATATGTTCTGACTTGTCCGGATTTACCGCCCTGATTTGGCGACTCCGTGAAACGCACCCGCGGTGCAAGCAACCGCTCTGTTCGTAGCCCCTGGTGTTCGTGCCCAAGGCACGCACACCCACGTCTCACCGTCAGCAGACTACGCGCAAAGCCTCCGGTGCGGAGCGAAACGTGATTTCGTCGCGCTCGTCAAGGTAATCACCATCGACCTGAAACGCCAGGGGTGTCAGGCAACTCAGCGTGAATTCGGAGATATCGTGCAGGGAGACCACCCGTTTGCCCCGTGGCCTGGCCCGCAACGACAGCGTCTGCTGCACCACCCGTAACGATGCGGCCAGCGGAAGACCACGCAGCGCAAGCACGTCCAGCCCGGTGTCGAAGCCGGCGTCCGGGTTCGGATTCACCGGGTGCGTACCGAAATACGTCCACGGTGCGGTGTTCTGCACGATCGCGAGCGACAGGTGCCGCTGCGGCTCCGCATCCGGCCGAGACAGCGTGATCGGTGCGGTGCGCCGATCGGTGCCGGTGAGGTACTGCAACAACGCGGAGCGTACGTACAGCCCCTTGGTCGCGGTGTGCCCGCGGGTGCGGGCCTGCTCCACCCGCTGGATCGTCGCGGCGTCCAACCCCAGCCCCGCCGAGCAGGTGAACCAGCGGTCGTCGGCCCGCCCGAGCCCGATCGTCCGGGTCCGCTTCTCCCGCAGCGCCTCCAGGATCACGCCGGTGCCCTCGGCCCAGTCGGCCGGTAGTCCCAGTGCGCGGGCGAACACGTTCGTCGATCCGCCCGGTACCACCGCGAGCGCCGGCACCTGCGGCCCCGGCCCGTCGGTCAACATGCCGTTGACGACCTCGCTGACCGTCCCGTCGCCGCCGAGCGTCACGATCACCTCGACGTCGCCGCGGGCCGCCTGCCGGGCCAGCTGGGCCGCGTGGCCTCGGCCCTCGGTGTAGCCGACCTCCAGGTCGACCTCGCTGCGCAGCGCCCGGGTCAGCACGTCACGGCTGCGCTCGGTGGTGGTGGTGGCGTTCGGGTTCACCACCAGCAGTGCGCGCATGACCAGCAATCTACCCAACCGCACGACCGCTCCGGTCGGCGCGCACCGCGGTTGGACACCGTACGAGGTCGGGGCGCGCGGCCTGCCGGGCACCGCCGCGCCGCGACCCGTCAGTACCCTGTGGGCGTGTCCGAACCGGAGCGCCGGGTGCTGCCGGCCACCCTCAAGATCGCCGTCGGGCTGCTCTGCGCGGAGGGC
This genomic interval carries:
- a CDS encoding diacylglycerol/lipid kinase family protein, whose product is MRALLVVNPNATTTTERSRDVLTRALRSEVDLEVGYTEGRGHAAQLARQAARGDVEVIVTLGGDGTVSEVVNGMLTDGPGPQVPALAVVPGGSTNVFARALGLPADWAEGTGVILEALREKRTRTIGLGRADDRWFTCSAGLGLDAATIQRVEQARTRGHTATKGLYVRSALLQYLTGTDRRTAPITLSRPDAEPQRHLSLAIVQNTAPWTYFGTHPVNPNPDAGFDTGLDVLALRGLPLAASLRVVQQTLSLRARPRGKRVVSLHDISEFTLSCLTPLAFQVDGDYLDERDEITFRSAPEALRVVC